The Anastrepha ludens isolate Willacy chromosome 2, idAnaLude1.1, whole genome shotgun sequence DNA window GGAGGCATGGAAGCAATAAATGCGGGAAGAGCTTGTCCAACTGGTTAGATCAATGCCACGACGCCTTCAAACAGCCTACTAAATACTAAAAGTATTCAGCAAAGTtagttttaaaatgaataaatttgttttttgttttaaggtaATTGAACTGTAGAGAAACTTTTGCcataccgttttttttttttttgttttgttgtgaagggaaataattaaatttttatatattcatgAATAAATATGAGTGCCAAAAAAACTACATCaagagtttttttcaaatattgcatACACTCTgggcaataagaaaatattatgcTATATGTAGACTTAATTCCTTCACTGTATGTGTAAGGGAAAATGGtaaacacatatgtacatatgtacatacatatatgttcatgcgcatacatatgtatgtaattcttTTAGGTTAAGTGggtaaaatttgcaaatatttaattcttcCGGAACTTCTCcgatattttctaattttgtgtTTTCGCACGCAAACAAAGCAGGTGATGTATGGATGGCCACTTTATACATTTCTACTCGAACAAAAGGTCCGGAATGTTTCGCATTGGAAGAAGAAACCATTTACAGTCCAACATCATTCAATCCTCATTCCCTCTTCATGCCCATTTTTCGAATACAAAAAAGCTTTCTGAGCTGTTTTGGGCGTTCGCGTGTTTGCGCGttatattggaaaaaaaataaacattagcAGACCACTTTGTTAGCCTGCCCATTTTCACTCACTTAAATTCACATTTATCTAAGTTTTATTTGCGAATTTACTTCCAATAATTTTcgaatgttataaattttctcaatTGCGATTTGTGTTTTGGTTTCTTTGCAGATTATTGGTTTGGTCATAGTGGTCGCCTCGGTATGGATGCTCACCGATCCCACATTCGTACTCTCGATGACGCAATCGTATAATCACTACTACATAGCGCTCTATGTCTTCCTTGGCATTGGTGTGCTGATCACGCTGGGCGCTTTCTTTGGCTGTTGTGGCGTTGTGAAAGAGTCGCAATGTCTGCTTGTATCGGTGAgttttacatataaacatacacatatgcatatcatatacatatttatggtatgatacatttaattttatatgtcATGCGACAACCTCAAAAATTTGTGGCTGTGAATTCCAATTATCGCCCATAAAAATCAATTGAAGTGGACGCTATCGCCCACGCCTTGAACGGCTGCACTCTCCAGCCGGCGATGAGGCGGTGTACGCATTTAGCCACCCACTGCGCGCTGTATAAGTAAGCGTGCTGCCATTCGTAGCGCCGTAGGCGCCATGGGTATGTTTGTAGGCGACTCGCGAAAATTCTTAGCAGCTGCAAACTGGCGGCgtgttgcatacattttttttatgcatatgtacttgcatatcgctcatttgctgcaagagtgtcaaaatcaaaaaaaataagtatcaTAAATTAGATAACTGCAAAAATTAACGCAAGCTCTTATTGTATGCTGCGTAAAAAATACGTGGTCATATCCATTGACAGTATCTTATTAGATGGAGGCCTGCCCTTACTTTTACTTAGGGAAACAAAGTAAAGTGAGAACTTTGAagccgtttttctcaaaataagtctttttttttattgtgacaCTCTTGCAGCAAAAGAATGATGTGtatttttattctgtttttatgATTACGAACATGATTTATGACTTCAGTGTTTATTTTGTAGTTCTTCTGCGTAATTTTGGTTGTGATGGTGGCCCAGATTGCCGCCGGCGCATGGGCATTCCACAATAAAGACAAACTCGATGACATTGTACGCGCTTCGGTGAAGTATTCCGTGCAGGAGGAGTATGGCCAATTGAGCATGAGTTCGCGCACCGTCACATTTGATACCATACAGAAGAATGTATGTAGATGCCATAGATACGAGTGGAATGtgcaatgtttatttattttcatatgcacAGATTTTCACGCCTACAAATGTAAACACAAACAAGTTGATACTCaaatttcttctcttttttttttgctatttttacttCGTTACAGTTGAAATGTTGCGGCGCTGATGGACCGGCCGATTGGGCAACGAGCCGTTTCAATAATGTCGATCGCACAAATATCGTTGATATTGCCATTTCATCGATGAATGTATTCTACAATATACCCGAGTCGTGTTGCAAAGATGAGCTGAAGGAAAACGTGTGCGAGATGTcgagaaaattgaaatttggtgGTTCACTTAATCAGGCAATATATCAACAGGTTCGTTGGAAACTATACTTATTGACATACCAGGGTTGTTTGAaaagtttgtgtaaaaataaaaaccacttAATTGTTTGGCGCaatccttttttcatttttctacaTATGATAGTTTCCTTTTAGACTTATACaattcgtccaacgctgttctagtttgttgatcccattcgaataatagaatttatccaagtctgaaaaataataaaattcagaaatcaaatgaataaaatatttttcccgccagccatttttGCCAATGCAACTAGTAGTCCGTGGTATCCGAGAGAGACAAGTCTGGAAAATAGGGAAGATGTGAAACAAGTGTGAACCCTATTTccatattaattttgcgcccacaactgctgaggcctGAGCtgatgcgttgtcgtgatggaaaaaaaatcaatattcgaatgccaaatacaaagaaatataGCGATCTGGCcaaaacttggtgtgtgttcctccaagagatgctactaactaaacatactTACGATACGCGCCAGCATTGCCATGTCTCCGACTTTGtacagacttttcaaacgaccctcgtacatatagtgttttcttttctcaaaTTTACTTTTCAAGAATTTCCTCGCACGCCCTGTGAAAATGTTgcttatttcatatgaaaaaaaaacagaaatctagtaaaaaaaaattgtaatgcaCCTTATTTCAAACGTCAATACtgacaaatatgaaacgaagggaTGCCTATAAACTCACTGcagtgataactggcttgtggtcTATTGgaaaacaagcagccaaaataggcatccctcacaacacacactgtcacagttgtaaacaaccggagaaaaagtaaacaatcttccatttcctctgtgaatgccctgccctttGGAAGGAGAGAAATTCAACCCTTggcaaaccactgttcgagagtcccgaacaactgtctggcttggacgtcaacaacctaataaggttcttaaaccacaCAGTGAAGGTTCATAGATCCCCTCCCTTCTGAGCCAAGAAGTAGCAGTAAAACGTCCTTCGATGGGAGATTAAATGGTCTAGCGTGTATAAGTCCTGGGTAAAATCGTTACGGACCATGTGCTCGTCGCCGTCATAGGCTGGTAGTCTCCCAATAAGATTGCATAGATCGTTTGCGACAGTGAGGCCAACATCCATCAGTTTTGATGCATTTTTGTGACCCACCGCACGGACATTTAGGTAAAAGCTTTAGACCCTACTCGTAATCCAATGTTTTGCAAGATTTAGTAAATTGATTTTCCTATAgttcgttgttattgttgttatagtAGCTTGCGAATCTCTTCTTAAAGCGGAGAAGCCATCATCAAGTCCGCCTTATTTCTCAATGAGGGGGAAGAACATAGAACGTGGACAGCTAAGTATAAACTTCCCCATAATAACTTGAGAAATGCTGCTGGTGTGACAGTCATTGGAGGGGCATAAATCCAGTACTGGGCAGTGGCACAAAATTTGCTTTAAGATATTGCAAGATTACAAACTGTGATAGGTGTACTGTGCACCCGTCCTAGTTTTGTCGGCGGAAATGGTGaaaggcagtgccccgttagcATCGCTACTCCTAGTCCACTATCTGCCCTtgggaatatttaaaaatatttggcgaATCATATTTATGAGAGTACTGTAAAATgttaatacaaggtggcacgaaattaatcatccaataatgtttttgaataacttttttatgaaatcaaaaaatgatTTGGAGTGATGAAAATGTATGATgatgacctttacgcgctccattgcgtATCTGTtttttatactgcagctgtatagttcacaagtgtcaaatatgagtcTTCCGTTAAGGTGATTAATTGTGTGCCACCTTATCGATACCACAAGACCTtcactttattgttgttgtatcatTGAAATATCTAGCTCAGTTCTAAAGGAGTCGAAAGAGGGGTAGATATGTGGCATGTTGACCCATAATAGACCTTATTATGCCCTTCTAGTCTATTGTGCCGCGACACCCTGTAGATAGCTTGTCGTCTGTTAGCGCAAATAATAACGCACATATTAACAATTCAACTATTTAACATTTTAAGACTTCTTATTTATAGTCCtcttattttcatacaaataaattaatttaactacttttttcttcttttccatACCCAATTCATCTGCATACACACATGCGACTGGAGTAGGGTTGCGTTGACAAATTAATTGAGCTCATCTACGAGAATTGGGTACTGCTATTCGGCATCACCGCGGGTGTGATTCTATTGGAACTGTTGGCGCTGACCTTCTCATTGAGCCTTTGCTGTGCGGTACGCAATCAACACTACAAAGCCTGAGAATTACTGAATTCCCAACGGGAAATAAATGACGACGAAAAGTACTAACAAACCAAACCGAAGAGAATGAGGGCAAAAGCAtattaaatcgaaaaaaatgtgaacaaacaaaacttGTAGGAAGCAAACTCAGCTATGGTGAAGTTGAGGAAAATtagagaaaattatttaaaattaagtgcggtgttaaataatttaacaattttgaaagtACTGTGCTAAGCTAGTGAAGCCAAGTAGTAGAGCGCAAAGAAATTGTGAAATGTAAGTGCGAAGTAAATTCGAAAAGTGGCATGCAAGTAGTGCAAAAAGGtaagaaaaatgatttaagCGCTTAAAGGAAAATAgtaatattatgaaaaataacaGGACTTTGCAGACAGAAAacgttaaaaaacaaacaaacatagcATAAAGATATCTAGAAACATTCtagtaaaatttttcacaaaaactttttgtattttccaAACCTTTTTAAagcagcaaataaataaataaaacactcTTTATAAAGGAAACTGAACTTTCATCTTCATACAACAATAATCAAAATGCATAGATACCAAAGCGAATCTATATAAGGCGGCACTAGAGCGACAACCGCATTtacgtgtattttgtttttgcagtttgGTGTTTCGAATGTTTCAAATTTCCATGAGCatgtaaacaaacaagcaatgtAAACAAAGAAGCAggtcactttgacattcaaaaCATCAAATCGTAAAATGAGCTGCTCTAATGCCACCACCTGAAATGTATTCGCCCCGATAGAtactataaaaaataaggaaagcacaaaatagttttgatgaaaatttgcaaataaatgtaacaaatataattttagtgCTCCCATGCCCAACTGCACTACTTTGTATAGTTGAAGGAGAAGTTAAAATATGCACTTTGATCCCAACATGTaactatttttaacactttatgATGCCAAATTTACGTTTTGCGAAgcacaaattaaataattaagtaaatatgttgacaaataattttcttcaacTGAACAAAAACTGTATAAGTTTTGAGTCTTccgctaaaaaaatgtatgattagtTTTTGCCAAATGtaaatgtaacaaaaattttaattatttaaaagtaaaaaaaatgttatgagaATCTCTCAAAGTGAAAAGTACAGTGTGAGATGAAGATGTGAaactgattattttttttttattataatttttgtttattatttatgtaagatattttatttaacatccTCAACTCATAAACTCATAAATCAGCAGGTGATTTGCTGCAGCGGCATTTTGAAGGTCGATTTCCTAATAGAATGCAACATCTGGAATACGGAATAGTCATGCACGAAGAAACGTCTAATTTCAAATTGCGTGGGCGCGCGCTATACACAATTAGAGCTGCCTTTAGGTTATGTAGTGCTGGCTGTTCTGTACAAAATCTCACTTTCTCCTCTCCTCTAGTGCTCTGTATTTGGAGtcgaagatattattttatgtaattcttaatgtacctcttcgcgagttttaacaagccgttcagcctttagtcagcaatatccttcaagaATGCGAAATATTTTGATCCTAAGCCCATTTGCCGAGTCCTACAAAGGGCAGGGCAGTGGCAATGTGGGTGTTCCAAAATACGCCTAACATTCGCTTCGTTGCTTGTGTTACACGC harbors:
- the LOC128866181 gene encoding CD81 protein, giving the protein MGLNGCCSCVKYLMVLINILFWIIGLVIVVASVWMLTDPTFVLSMTQSYNHYYIALYVFLGIGVLITLGAFFGCCGVVKESQCLLVSFFCVILVVMVAQIAAGAWAFHNKDKLDDIVRASVKYSVQEEYGQLSMSSRTVTFDTIQKNLKCCGADGPADWATSRFNNVDRTNIVDIAISSMNVFYNIPESCCKDELKENVCEMSRKLKFGGSLNQAIYQQGCVDKLIELIYENWVLLFGITAGVILLELLALTFSLSLCCAVRNQHYKA